The genome window TAAATGCAGAATAGGGCGTTTGACGCTGAAAATGCTTGAATTATCTAGGTTTCGCGCAAAAAAAACCGCCTGTTGATAAAATTGCTTTATCAATAGGCGGCAGTTTTACTTTTGGTAGCCCCTAGGGGCTTCGAACCCCTGTTACTGCCTTGAGAGGGCAGTGTCCTAGGCCGCTAGACGAAGAGGCCATAAATAAAAAAATTGGTTGGGGAAGAAGGATTTGAACCCTCACAAACAGATCCAGAGCCTGTTGTCCTACCATTAGACGATTCCCCAACGATGTTATTTATTATAGCCTGCAAATCATGTTTTGGCAAGAGCGGATTACGATTTTTTTTGCTTTTTGTTAAAGGGCGGCGTTCGGATTTTTTCCTGCGCCGCCCTTTTGGCAATTAAGCTTGTCTGCTGCCCAGGCAAATCAATATTCTATGCCTTCTTTGGCGGCAAAACCCGCATAATAGTGATGCTTGATTTCCTGCATTTCCGTCACCATATCGGCCGCTTCTTTGATCGACTGCGGCGCATAGCGGCCGGTCAGCATCAAATCGGTCTGCTCTGCTTTGGCCTGAATCAGAGCCAGCACTTTCTCAACGCTGATCAGATCAAAATCCATGGCGACATTGATCTCATCCAGAATCACCAAATCATATAGACCGCCGCTGACCGCCGCCAGCGCCATCTCATAACCGCGCCTGGCTTCCGCCAAATCGATGGCTTCCGGATTCTGCTTATCCACAAAGTTCTCGGTACCGGTTTGTTCCAGGCGAATCATCGGCAAATACTGCCGAATAGCCAGCGCTTCCCCGTACGAGTGGTTGCCTTTCATGAATTGAATGATCATTACTTTTTTGTTGTGCCCAACCGCGCGTAAGGCCAGGCCAAAAGCCGCCGTGCTCTTGCCTTTGCCATCGCCGGTATTCACCATAACGATCCCACGTTTTGCCATCTTCCACTTCTCCTTTTATTCGATGCCGTAAATCAGCGCCGCCAAAATGGCAGTCCGGTCGGCAAGATGTTTGACAATCAGATATTCATCGGAAGAATGAGCCCCATGGCCGACGCCGCCCATACCATCCAGGGTAGGAATTCCCAAAGCGGCGGTAAAATTACCATCGCTGCCGCCGCCGGTACCGCCGGCGTTATAATGCAAACCAATTTCCGCTGCCAATGCCGCCGCTTTTTCGTAGTAGGCCATGGCCGCCGCACTGCGTTCCATAGGCGGTCGGTTCAAGCCGCCGCTGATTTCCAATTTTGCTTTGCCAAACGGCTGCAGGCTGAGAATTTCCCGGCTGACCCGTTCGCCTTCCGCGATGGTCATCACCCGCATGTCGACTTTTGCCCAGGCTTCTTCCGCTACCACATTGCTGCGGGTCCCGCCGCCGATCACACCCACATTCAAGGTAGTGCCGGTTGAGAAGTTTGTGAAACTGTGGATCTTGACAATCTGCAGCGCCAGTTCCTGAATCGCAGAAATTCCTTCTTCGGGAGAGGTGCCGGCGTGGCTGGCTTTGCCGATCACTTTGACATGGAAGGCGCCTGTCCCTTTGCGCCAGACTTTATAATCTCCTTGCGGACCGGTGCCCGGTTCCAGCACAAAAACGGCTTTGCTCTTTTTCGCTTCCGCTTCAATCAGCGCCCGGGAGGTCCGGCTGCCCACTTCTTCATCGGAATTGAGCAGGATTACGATTTTATGTTTCGGCTGCAACTGCAGATCCCGGTAGGCATGTAAAAGCCATAAGGCGGCCAGAATGCCGGCTTTCATATCCAGCACGCCGGGACCTTTGGCGATACCCGTGGCCGGATCATATTGGAACGGCCGCTTGGCAACTTCGCCGGCCGGAAAAACCGTATCAAAATGACAGAGCAGCAGAACTTGTTCTTTTCCGCTGCCGTAGGTTACTTTCAGATGATTGCCCGACTCCGTTTGGGGGATAATTTCAACGGCGGCTCCCGTTTCGCTGAATTGATGGGCTATTTCCGCACTAAAATGATCAAGCAGATCTTTGCGGTCGGAAGGCGATTCCAAATTGACCAGTTGGGCTAAGTCCGCCACCATCTGCGTTTGATGTTGCTGCAGCCAAGGGTAGATTACTTTAATCATGATGACACCCCTTTCCTATTTTATCGTTTGATTCGGTAAATCACGGCTGAACTCCTGCTCTCAAAGCCCGACCGCTGCCGGGCAGAAGGGATTTTTCTTCATTTTTTTGTTCATAATTTGTTCATTTGACAGTCTGACCAGGTTCGATATAATGAAGGCAGAAAATTTTCATATACAAAAATATTTCTTTATTAAACTATTAGCTAGCATACAAATAGGGGGGGTGACAAGATGCAGGAAGAACTGAGTGAAATGACCACCGAAACCAAATTGGCCCAGGAACTGACCCGGGCAATCCGTCATTTCAATCGATGCTATCGGTCGGAGCCGGAAAACACCGATTTGAAACCAAAAATGATGATGCTGCTGCACTTTCTCGCGCATAAAAAACATCATGGCAGCGAGTTGGTCTCACTTTCGGCGATTGGCGAAGAAATGCGCCTCTCCCCGCCCAGTGTGACTCTGATGCTGAATCCGCTGGAAAAAAGCAATTACATCGTGCGCATCCGCGATCTGAAAGATCGCCGGGTGGTTTTTGTGCAAATCACAGAAAAAGGTGAAAAAGCGGTGCGCGAATTGTATGAAGCTTTCTTAAGCAATGCCCGCATCATGGTGCAATTGCTGGGAGAAGAGGACAGCCGCACTTATATCGACTTAATGAACAAACTAACCCGTCTTTACCGTGCCTATATGCAAGAGGAAGGGCTCAAAAAATCTCACGAAAGCAGGACTGAACCGTAAATGCTGAAACTGCTGAAAAAATTTAAACCTTATTTGCCCAGTTTCCTGCTGGTTTGCCTGACAGTGTTCGGTCGCTCCATGGCGGATTTAAAACTGCCGTCCATTATGGCCGATATTATCAATAATGGCATCAGCAGCGGAGACCTTCATTATATTCTGCGTATGGGAGGCTGGATGCTGCTGGTCGCCTTAGGAGGCATGGCTTGTGCCATTGCCACCAGTTACCTTTCCTCTCGAAATGCCATCGGCTTTTCCCGTGATTTACGCAATGATGTCTTCCGCAAAATCGAGAGTTTTTCCCAAAGCGATTTTGACCGTTTCGGTACTTCCTCTTTAATCACCCGCAGCACCAACGACATCCAACAAATGCAGATGGTAGTGATGATGGGGCAGCGGATGATATTGAGCGCCCCAATCATGTTTATCGGCGGAATCTTGAACGTACTGCGCAGCGATTACGCTTTAAGCCGTATTCTGATCATTGCGCTGCCCGCTGTTCTCCTCACCGTGGTCCTGATCGGGCGCCGGGCAACGCCTTTGTTTCAGGTCATGCAGAAAAAATTGGATTATTTAAACCTGGTCATTCGCGAGGGATTGTCAGGTGTGCGCGTGGTCCGTGCGTTTAACCGCGACGACTATCAACAGGAACGCTTCAAGCAAGCGAATGAAGATTTGACCAACAATTCCATTAGGGTCAACCGCTTACTCGGTTTGCAGTCCCCACTGATGTCGTTGATCATGAATTTCACTATTATTGCAATTATCTGGATGGGCAGCTTTTCTATCAATACCGGAGATCTGATGATTGGCGATATGATTGCTTTTATCCAATATGTCGGTATGATCCTCGGCGCTTTGATGGGGCTTTCCATGATTTTTATCATGCTGCCGCGGGCTGCTGTTTCGGCCAATCGAATCAACGAAATTCTCGAGGCTCCCATTACCATCGGAGATCCTGAAAATATTCAAACGCTGACCGGAATGGCAGGGTTCACGCTGGAGTTCAATCATATCAGTTTCCGTTATCCCGGCAGCGCGGCTGCTGTCTTGCACGATATTTCCTTTCGAGCCGAGCCGGGTCAGACGGTTGCCATCATCGGCGGGACCGGATCCGGTAAATCCAGTCTGGCTAATTTGCTGCTGCGCTTTTACGACATAGAACAAGGTTCAATTACTTTCAATGGAATCGACATCCGCAATTTGAGTTTGCAGGATTTGCGGGCAAAGATTGGTTATGTCTCACAAAAAGCGCTGCTTTTTACCGGCAGTATTGCCGATAACATCCGTTATGGCAAGAGTGATGCAACAGACGAAGAGATTAAAGAAGCGCTTACTATCGCCCAGGCTTCCGATTTTGTCTTGAACACTCCGGACGGTATCGAAGCTGAGGTCTCACAAGGAGGCGCCAATTTCTCCGGCGGCCAAAAGCAACGGCTTTCGATTGCCCGTGCTTTGGTGCGCCATGCCGCCCTGTATCTCTTTGACGATAGTTTTTCGGCGCTTGACTTTCAGACTGATGCCAATCTCCGCATTGCCCTGAAAGAAGTCACGCAAGACGCCATCGTCATCATCATTGCCCAGCGCGTCAGCACAATTATGAATGCCGATTTGATTCTGGTGATGGATGAGGGCCGCTTAGTTGGCAAAGGAACGCATGAAGAATTGCTGCAAAGCTGTCGGGTTTATCAGGAAATCCTTTCTTCTCAGCTTTCAGTGGAAGAATATACACCTGCGCTGTCTGTCGGAGAGGAGGACAAAAGCAAATGAGTAAAAAAGAATTCGAAAGATCGGCACCTCTCACCGATCAACAAACTGTTACAGCAACTGCTCAAAACGATTCCCCTGCCAAGAAAGCCGAGAAAGAACGTCTTAACACCCGTGGGGAGTTTGCCAATCGCCGTCAAGGTGGACCAATGATGCGTCCCGGCGGAGGCGGTCACGGCGGTCCCGGCAGATTTCTGCCGGGTGAAAAAGCCAAGGATTTCCGAGGGACACTGAAACGTTTGGTTCGCTATCTGCGCCCTCATTGGGGCAGCTTGATTTTTGTGATCAGCTCTACTATCTGCGCCACTGTTTTAAGTATTTTAGCGCCGAAAGTGACCGGTCAGGTCACCGATAAAATTCTGGAAGGCCTGAAACGAAACGGTCGCGGCGGTATCGATTTTCCTGCCGTTCAGCATATTCTGCTGATTTTAGCCTCGCTCTATGTCGGCAACAGCATTTTGCTTTATCTGAAGAATTGGATCATGACCGGAGTCTCGCAGAAAATCGTGCGCAAGATGCGCAGCGATATCAGCGCCAAATTTTCCCGTCTGCCTTTAAAATATTACGACAGTCAGACGCATGGAGAGTTGCTCAGCCGGGCCGTCAACGATGTGGATACCGTCAGTTCTTCTCTGCAGCAGTCTCTCAATCAACTGATCAGCGCGGTCATCACACTGGCCGGGATTCTGATTATTATGTTAACGCTCAATCGCATCATGACCTTGATCACCCTGGTTACCATACCGCTCAGTCTGATAGTCACCAGAGTAATCACCCGACGTTCACAGCCTCTCTTTGTGCAGCAGCAGCGTTTGATTGGCAATATTAACGGTCACATCGAAGAAATGTATACCGGTCACCCCGTTGTCAAGGCTTACGGCAGAGAAGAAGCAAATACCGTCAAGTTTCAGTCGCTGACCGCCGATCTCTATACCGTTGGTGTCAAGGCGCAATTCATCTCCGGCATCATCATGCCGCTGCTTGGTTTTATCGGCAATTTAGGTTATGTCGGAGTCTGTATCCTGGGCGGCTTTCTTGCAGTGCGCGGCAGTATGTCCATCGGTAAAATTCAGAGTTTCCTGGCTTACATCCGCCAGTTCAACCAACCGATCAATCAGACGGCGCAAATCGCCAATATTCTGCAATCAACCGTCGCTGCGGCGGAGCGTGTCTTTGAACTGCTGGACGAAGAAGAGATGTCGGCCGAACCCGGGGAGAACAAACTGCCTGCTTTCGTGCAAGGCAACGTCAAAATCGAACATATCCGTTTTGGCTATCAGCCGGATAAACCGGTGATTCATGATTTTACCGTTGATATCAAAGCCGGTCAGATGGTAGCCATTGTTGGCCCGACCGGAGCCGGTAAAACCACGCTGGTCAATTTACTGATGCGTTTCTATGAATTGGATGGCGGCAAAATCTCCATTGACGGCGTTGACATCGCCACCCTGAGCCGCAGCGAACTGCGCAACCAATTCGGGATGGTGCTGCAGGATACCTGGCTTTACAACGATACCATTCGTGCCAACATCGCTTATGGCCAGGCTGGCGCAACGGAAGAGCAGATCATTGCCGCTGCCAAAGCCGCTTACGCCGATTACTTTATCCGTACGCTGCCCGACGGTTATCAAACGATTTTAAACGAAGAGGCCTCCAATATTTCCGCCGGTCAAAAGCAGCTCCTGACCATCGCCAGAGCATTTCTGAGCAACCCCCGCATCCTGATTTTGGATGAAGCAACCAGTTCGGTCGATACCAGAACCGAACAATTGATTCAAAGCGCCATGGGCAATCTGATGAAGAACCGCACTTCTTTTGTGATCGCCCATCGCTTATCCACCATTCGGGAAGCGGATAACATTCTGGTGATGAATCAAGGCGACATTATCGAACAGGGTACGCATGAAGGCTTGCTGGCCAAAGGCGGCTTCTATGCTTCGCTCTATCAGAGCCAATTCGCCGGTCAGAGCATCGATGAAGCGGTAGCCGATACCAGGCAGCGTAAATTGGCCGCGGCGAAACCGTAAACTATTCGGCTTAATACCAGAGCGGAAAACAGATGGAAGCGATGAGAAACAAAAAAAGAAAGAGGTGACAGGTTGACGCAAACAAAAGTACAAGCCGGGTTAACGGATCTGCGCCGCGGCAGGCTCAAACGATCTTTGGCAGAAAAGAGCCTGCTTACCGCTTTGGAAGCGCACAGCGGTCCGACCGGCTTAATTGCCGAAAAGACTTCTGTCTGCCGTAATGGCAAAACAAGGCAATTTGACGCCATCTGGTGCTCCAGTCTCTGCGATGCAACGCTGCGGGGCAAACCGGATATCGGATTGGTTGATTTTGCAGACCGCCTGCGCACGCTGGAAGAGATCATGGATGTCACGACCAAGCCGATTATTTATGATGCCGATACCGGCGGTTTGCGCGAGCATTTTGCTTATCCTATCCGCACGCTGGAACGCCTCGGCGTTTCCGCCGTAATAATCGAAGACAAAACCGGATTGAAAATAAATTCCCTGTGCGGCACCGGGGTCGCGCAAACCCAGGACAGCATTGCCAATTTCTGCAGTAAGCTTTCCATCGGGAAAGCCGCCCTGCAGACCACTGATTTTCTGCTGATCGCGCGCACAGGAAGCGGAGTCCGGCTGTCTGCCGATCCAGGAAATTCTCAGGTTGATCCCTCAGAGCAACTAAATTAAAAAAGGAACTGTTTCCTGCCAAAAACCAAGCGCGGGAAACAGTTCTTTTTTTATTTGAGTGTGATGCTGCCCAAAATCACCGGGTGACCGGCTCCGGTGGCGGCAGGAAGGTTGCCGGGCTGACCAAATAAGGTTTCATTGGCTAGGACCGCAAAAGCAATCGCCTCTTTGGCATCCGCCGGCAGAGCAAAATCCTCCGGTTGCAGCCAGCTTACCTGCGGCAGCGCTTGTCGAAGCATTCCTACCAAACAGGGATTTTTGGCGCCGCCACCGCTTAAAATCACCTCGTCCACTCGCCCTACGGGAAAACAATAGCGGTTGTAATGATCGATGATCGTTTGCGCCGTAAAGGCCGTGACGGTCGCGAATAAATCTTCTTTGCAGAGCCGCAGCTGAGCAGCGGTCTGCAGCAGCTGTTCGCTAAACTGCTCCCCGAACAATTCCCTGCCGGTGCTTTTCGGCGGCGGCAGTTGCAGATAAGGCAGCTGCAGCAACTGCGTCAGCAGGGGCTGATTGATTTGACCGCGGGATGCGCAAAGGCCGTCCCGGTCGCAAGGCTGATCCAACAGCCGCTGCGCCAGGGCGTCGAGGATCATATTGCCCGGTCCGCTGTCGCAGGCGACAATTTCCTGAGGGCGTGCGGCGGCAGGTAAAAAGGTGAAATTGGCAATGCCGCCGAGATTCTGCAGGATACGTCCCTTCTCCGGGTGCGTAAAGAGCAGATAATCCACATAGGGTACCAAAGGGGCACCCTGACCACCCGCCGCCATATCCCGGCTGCGAAAGTCAGCAATGGTCGTGATTCCGGTGCGTTCCGCGATGACGGCGGCGGCACCGAGCTGCAGGGTGGAGGTCAGCGGTCTGCCGGCGAACTCCTGCGCTTCCGGGATATGGTAGACGGTCTGCCCGTGCGATCCGATCAAATCGATTGCGCTGTTTTCTAAACCCGAGGCCGATAGCAGCGCCTGCACGGCCTCAGCAAACAATTCACCGATGGCAAAATTGAGCTGCGAGATCTGGTCCACGCGGCTGCTTTCCGGTCGAAAAGCGGCAAAGATCTCCCGGCGCAGCGCGGCCGGCACGGGATACTCCAGATAGTGCAGCAATTCGAGCTTCGTTTTTCTGCCGCTGCCGCCGATCCGGCAGAGAGCGGCATCCACACTGTCCACCGAAGTGCCGCACATCAAACCAATGATCAGGCGTTCCTTCTTTTGCATCAATGTTAGTAACTGCATCATAGCTTTAGGACAGCGCCGCGAAGACGGCGTTGTGAATCAAAGCGCGGTAGCGGATATGCCGGTCTTCCCGGCGGCTGGGATGGACCCGATTGGTCAGCCAAATCACAAAGAGACCGCTGCGCGGATTGAGCACAATGGAAGTGCCCGTAAAACCGGTATGTCCAAAACTGGCGGGGGAAGCGAGATCACCCATAAAAGAGTAAGTCGGCGCTTTCAGTAGCCAGCCCAGACCGCGATATTCTTCGCCGATGGCGGCGGTATAATTGAGAATGGAGGTGCGGACTGTGTTCGGCGAAAGCAGGCGTTTGTTGCGGAAACTGCCTTCACCCATCCACATCTGGGCAAAACTCGCCATGTCTCTGGCGCTGCTGAAGATGCCGGCATTGCCGCTGACACCGCCCTGACAGCGCGCATTTTCGTCATGTACTTCGCCCCAGCAAAGCTTGCCTTTTTGCCAGCTGCAATATTCTGTCGGCGCAATGCGATTTTTACTGACTTGCGGATTGTAACCGGTCTCCTGTAAACCAAGCGGCTGAAACAATTCCCGTTCAAGAAACTCCGGCAGGGTCTGACCGGCAATACGCTGCAGCGCATTGCCCAAGGCAATATACCCCAGACAGCTGTAAGCGACCTGATCGCCCGGCGCCGTCTGCAGCGGCGAAACCGCAATGGCATTCAGCATTTCCTGCTGACTGCCGCAGGTCAGAAAGAAATTATCATGCGGCAGAAGCCCCGATGTATGCGTCAGCAAATGGCGCATCCGGATCATTCGCTTGTCAGGGCGCTGAAATTCCGCTATAAACAAACTGACCGGATCATCCAGGCGAAAAGCGCCCTGTTCCAACAACTTGAGCGCCATAAAAGAGGTAAACAGTTTGCTGATGGAAGCCATGTCATAGAGTGTATCGATTTCCACCGCACCACCTTGGTCTAACTTGGTCGTGCTGCCGCTGCAATGAAAAACCACCTGGTCTTGTGTGCCGACGGCCAAAGCAGCCCCGGGTGCGACGCCCTCGGCGACAGCCCGGTCGGACAGGGCGAAAGCCCGGCCCAGGCGCGCTTCCATCTCCGCCGGTTGTAAGCCGGAACGCAGAAAAGGCAGCGTTTGTTCGCCGGCGGCAGGGTAAATTTCAGACATAAAAAAACCTCCCAGTCATGCGTGTTTTCCCTTACCATCACATACCAAAGCACTTTCGCTGATGGAAGAGGGAAGGAAAGGAGCCACGGCGCATATTAGAGCAGCGCAGCCGCGATAAAACCATTGGCTGCCGACAGGCGCCGCTCGGCTTCTGCCGCATCCACCTGCGCCAGGATCATCACAATGGCCGTTTTCGCCTGATTTTTTGCGGCGCTCAAGGCCGCTTGGGCTGTCTCTTCGCTGCAATTGGTCGCCAGGCAGACAATTCGGTTGGCGCGCCGCAGCAATTTAGCGTTGGTTGGCTGCAGATCCACCATCAAATTGGAATAAACCTTACCGCTGCGGCTGAACGCCGCCGTGGTCAGCATATTCAGGATTTGCTTTTGAGCGGAACCGGCTTTCAGCCGGCTGGAACCCATCAGGATTTCCGGTCCCACCACCGGTGTGATCGCATAGTCCACCATTTTGGCTAAGGGGGAATCGGCGTTGCAGGTGATACAGAGGG of Negativicutes bacterium contains these proteins:
- a CDS encoding ABC transporter ATP-binding protein/permease, with product MRPGGGGHGGPGRFLPGEKAKDFRGTLKRLVRYLRPHWGSLIFVISSTICATVLSILAPKVTGQVTDKILEGLKRNGRGGIDFPAVQHILLILASLYVGNSILLYLKNWIMTGVSQKIVRKMRSDISAKFSRLPLKYYDSQTHGELLSRAVNDVDTVSSSLQQSLNQLISAVITLAGILIIMLTLNRIMTLITLVTIPLSLIVTRVITRRSQPLFVQQQRLIGNINGHIEEMYTGHPVVKAYGREEANTVKFQSLTADLYTVGVKAQFISGIIMPLLGFIGNLGYVGVCILGGFLAVRGSMSIGKIQSFLAYIRQFNQPINQTAQIANILQSTVAAAERVFELLDEEEMSAEPGENKLPAFVQGNVKIEHIRFGYQPDKPVIHDFTVDIKAGQMVAIVGPTGAGKTTLVNLLMRFYELDGGKISIDGVDIATLSRSELRNQFGMVLQDTWLYNDTIRANIAYGQAGATEEQIIAAAKAAYADYFIRTLPDGYQTILNEEASNISAGQKQLLTIARAFLSNPRILILDEATSSVDTRTEQLIQSAMGNLMKNRTSFVIAHRLSTIREADNILVMNQGDIIEQGTHEGLLAKGGFYASLYQSQFAGQSIDEAVADTRQRKLAAAKP
- a CDS encoding isocitrate lyase/phosphoenolpyruvate mutase family protein, producing the protein MTQTKVQAGLTDLRRGRLKRSLAEKSLLTALEAHSGPTGLIAEKTSVCRNGKTRQFDAIWCSSLCDATLRGKPDIGLVDFADRLRTLEEIMDVTTKPIIYDADTGGLREHFAYPIRTLERLGVSAVIIEDKTGLKINSLCGTGVAQTQDSIANFCSKLSIGKAALQTTDFLLIARTGSGVRLSADPGNSQVDPSEQLN
- a CDS encoding MarR family transcriptional regulator, whose product is MQEELSEMTTETKLAQELTRAIRHFNRCYRSEPENTDLKPKMMMLLHFLAHKKHHGSELVSLSAIGEEMRLSPPSVTLMLNPLEKSNYIVRIRDLKDRRVVFVQITEKGEKAVRELYEAFLSNARIMVQLLGEEDSRTYIDLMNKLTRLYRAYMQEEGLKKSHESRTEP
- the cobO gene encoding cob(I)yrinic acid a,c-diamide adenosyltransferase: MAKRGIVMVNTGDGKGKSTAAFGLALRAVGHNKKVMIIQFMKGNHSYGEALAIRQYLPMIRLEQTGTENFVDKQNPEAIDLAEARRGYEMALAAVSGGLYDLVILDEINVAMDFDLISVEKVLALIQAKAEQTDLMLTGRYAPQSIKEAADMVTEMQEIKHHYYAGFAAKEGIEY
- a CDS encoding M20 family metallopeptidase — protein: MIKVIYPWLQQHQTQMVADLAQLVNLESPSDRKDLLDHFSAEIAHQFSETGAAVEIIPQTESGNHLKVTYGSGKEQVLLLCHFDTVFPAGEVAKRPFQYDPATGIAKGPGVLDMKAGILAALWLLHAYRDLQLQPKHKIVILLNSDEEVGSRTSRALIEAEAKKSKAVFVLEPGTGPQGDYKVWRKGTGAFHVKVIGKASHAGTSPEEGISAIQELALQIVKIHSFTNFSTGTTLNVGVIGGGTRSNVVAEEAWAKVDMRVMTIAEGERVSREILSLQPFGKAKLEISGGLNRPPMERSAAAMAYYEKAAALAAEIGLHYNAGGTGGGSDGNFTAALGIPTLDGMGGVGHGAHSSDEYLIVKHLADRTAILAALIYGIE
- a CDS encoding ABC transporter ATP-binding protein/permease, with protein sequence MLKLLKKFKPYLPSFLLVCLTVFGRSMADLKLPSIMADIINNGISSGDLHYILRMGGWMLLVALGGMACAIATSYLSSRNAIGFSRDLRNDVFRKIESFSQSDFDRFGTSSLITRSTNDIQQMQMVVMMGQRMILSAPIMFIGGILNVLRSDYALSRILIIALPAVLLTVVLIGRRATPLFQVMQKKLDYLNLVIREGLSGVRVVRAFNRDDYQQERFKQANEDLTNNSIRVNRLLGLQSPLMSLIMNFTIIAIIWMGSFSINTGDLMIGDMIAFIQYVGMILGALMGLSMIFIMLPRAAVSANRINEILEAPITIGDPENIQTLTGMAGFTLEFNHISFRYPGSAAAVLHDISFRAEPGQTVAIIGGTGSGKSSLANLLLRFYDIEQGSITFNGIDIRNLSLQDLRAKIGYVSQKALLFTGSIADNIRYGKSDATDEEIKEALTIAQASDFVLNTPDGIEAEVSQGGANFSGGQKQRLSIARALVRHAALYLFDDSFSALDFQTDANLRIALKEVTQDAIVIIIAQRVSTIMNADLILVMDEGRLVGKGTHEELLQSCRVYQEILSSQLSVEEYTPALSVGEEDKSK
- a CDS encoding anhydro-N-acetylmuramic acid kinase; translated protein: MQKKERLIIGLMCGTSVDSVDAALCRIGGSGRKTKLELLHYLEYPVPAALRREIFAAFRPESSRVDQISQLNFAIGELFAEAVQALLSASGLENSAIDLIGSHGQTVYHIPEAQEFAGRPLTSTLQLGAAAVIAERTGITTIADFRSRDMAAGGQGAPLVPYVDYLLFTHPEKGRILQNLGGIANFTFLPAAARPQEIVACDSGPGNMILDALAQRLLDQPCDRDGLCASRGQINQPLLTQLLQLPYLQLPPPKSTGRELFGEQFSEQLLQTAAQLRLCKEDLFATVTAFTAQTIIDHYNRYCFPVGRVDEVILSGGGAKNPCLVGMLRQALPQVSWLQPEDFALPADAKEAIAFAVLANETLFGQPGNLPAATGAGHPVILGSITLK
- a CDS encoding beta-lactamase family protein; protein product: MSEIYPAAGEQTLPFLRSGLQPAEMEARLGRAFALSDRAVAEGVAPGAALAVGTQDQVVFHCSGSTTKLDQGGAVEIDTLYDMASISKLFTSFMALKLLEQGAFRLDDPVSLFIAEFQRPDKRMIRMRHLLTHTSGLLPHDNFFLTCGSQQEMLNAIAVSPLQTAPGDQVAYSCLGYIALGNALQRIAGQTLPEFLERELFQPLGLQETGYNPQVSKNRIAPTEYCSWQKGKLCWGEVHDENARCQGGVSGNAGIFSSARDMASFAQMWMGEGSFRNKRLLSPNTVRTSILNYTAAIGEEYRGLGWLLKAPTYSFMGDLASPASFGHTGFTGTSIVLNPRSGLFVIWLTNRVHPSRREDRHIRYRALIHNAVFAALS